The genomic region CGCTCACTCACAAGGATGATCCACTCTACTGGACCAGTGGAACCTATGACGACTGGCTGGCTGAGATGGCCGGTGCCCGTCTTATTGTAGAACGTTTCGCTAATATTACAGATGCGTCCATCATCGGTGTGCGCGCCCCATACTTACGTGTAGGTGGTAACAAGCAATTTGAAATGATGGCTGACCAATATTTCGTCTACGACGCTTCAATCACAGCTCCTCTTGGTCGTGTCCCAATCTGGCCATACACTCTATACTTCCGTATGCCACACAAATGTAACGGTAACGCTCACAACTGTCCTTCCCGAAGCCATCCAGTCTGGGAAATGGTAATGAATGAATTAGATAGACGTGATGACCCTACTTTTGATGAATCACTTCCTGGTTGTCACGTTGTTGACTCTTGTTCTAACATTCAAACTGGTGATCAATTCGCCCGTCTTCTTCGTCACAACTTCAACCGTCACTACACGACTAACCGTGCTCCTCTTGGTCTACATTTCCATGCTTCTTGGCTCAAATCCAAAAAAGAATTCAGAGATGAACTCATCAAATTCATCGAAGAGATGCTTGAAAAGAACGATGTCTACTTCACTTCCCTTATCCAAGTTATCCAATGGATGCAAAATCCCACAGAACTGTCATCACTCCGCGACTTCCAGGAATGGAAACAAGACAAGTGCGATGTTAAGGGTCAACCTTTCTGTTCTCTACCAAACGCTTGTCCTTTAACAACACGAGAGTTACCAGGAGAGACCTTACGTCTGTTTACATGTATGGAATGCCCGAACAACTACCCCTGGATCTTAGATCCTACGGGCGAAGGTTTTAACGTTAAGAAGTGATCTCTTAAGTAAAAGTGAAGAAAAGACTGTACACATGTAAATAATACTCagtaatattattgaatacaattaatcGTGACTTGTATGACATGACGAAAACACCAACTCtggttatattaattattattgttgtcAATGAATTTATTGcctatttatatgtatgaatACTTAGAGTTGGTGTTTGACGTAAAAGGTATTGAATAATGTCCTGTCACTCCGCTGTATACTGCAAGGATAGATAATCTTATGTatgtttcattataatttaggatgttacaatttttatggacaataaaaattaaattggatTTCGCTATTTTATTTCTCCTATTTTaacttgaaaatttaaattttgcaattttttaagaaaagagttgaacattataattataaaataataaactgaaataatttaatttttaaagaaactaTCATTGCAatgttattacaataacatttaaataacttctcgttttaaaattcttatcaattttaaattaaatattttatttggtcAATTTACACAGCTCAAGGTCGAAGCTACGTTGCAAATTAGAAGTACAAATATAGAAAGCAAAATGCTTGCTCTACTCTACTTAACAAATCGTTCTACgccaaaaaatacataaaacaataataaaattgtttgataTGACTCCCTTCATTAAATAAggtaaatttacttttttacttGTATTCCCTGAAGGCAGAAACTATGCAAAAGACTTGCAGATGATGACATACGTCCAGTTTTATCGAACAaacaattaacatttaaattgcaCTGACATCGATCgtaaaagatttaaaactTAAGTGGCGTAACAATGATGACTTAAAGGTTGCAAAATtagcttataaataaattcggACTACCATATTCGtgaaatatgtagttttatgcatttgttacgcaatatgatatttaataaagtattcGATTCTGAAATATACAAACTTAGGAAAAATACTTTAGGTactgttataaaaaattgctTAAGAAATTTTGAAGGTCTAGTACCTAATAAagttatttgcatttttacaATGCGCTTAATATACTAACTGGCTGATGCTGCTGCTTATTAGAATAAACATGGAGCAAAAAAATCACATCATTCATATATATACGCTAACTATGACAATTGtcaattactataatattgtatcacaattaatgtttattcTATAAGCTTAgaacacattataaaaaagtgCGAATCGGACTCGCGACTTTAGGATTCTGTACAAATAAACTAAAAGCAAACGTAAAAAAATGGCTACACACCCAATATATGACCGTGCCAACCGTTGCCTTACCacaacttattatttattttcatagcgGCAAAAGAAATACATCATCTCTGAATATGTCAACTGTCTTTCTGTCACGGTTTATTAAATACAGCCTGGTGACCGGCGGAGCCATTATAGTCTCAGGCTATTCAGTATTCACAGCAACGTAGTGTAGCACATctctggtggaaaagcaccctctCGTTTCTGTGTTTGTATTCACATTTCacataaaaatgtgtgcgtgtatcagcgtacacacgtaagaagtgaaacttctttttgaccttatttaaaaaaaaaattactttatgcAACTATATCTTACAGAAATacatcgaatcacgcgtggtagggataagaaaaaggtggcgcgtaacggaaaaatgtaccgcgtaacgaaaaaatgttacaccaaatttttttccaaccccgataaagaagtttcacttcaataatattattactgatATTGCATACTGcaacttatatttataaaactttacatAACTGTAGTTTTTGTGAtccttaataataaaaaagatttaaaaactcaagcttatgtttttattgatgAACTCTATTTGTTCTTAACAACTAGTCAACTTGAATTATGATCATTGAAGCAACCACAAGATTTTTCCACATATACGAGCAAGCGAGGACGTCTACATCTTGTCTATCTAGTTCGAACGTATACTACTAAATACTAATTCGAATTAATTAAcatagataaatttaaatttattggtaCAAACCAGGAAATGTCagttttacatacataataagttattatatattttgataaatttatgtgagcattagtttttttttaatcctgTTATAGGTCAATTggtcaaaaaaaattataattattataatgcggattatattaattttctgaACTTGAATTTTAAATGGGATACACGTTACCATCGCTGAGAAGCTATTATATGTGTACAAGCAGAATAATATCACAATAATTTGTAGTTGACCAGTGAAATGTCACACTGTTAATACACTGTtaaatgcaaaatatgtagttctttaatgaatataatttaaatacttc from Colias croceus chromosome 3, ilColCroc2.1 harbors:
- the LOC123706016 gene encoding chitin deacetylase 1 isoform X2, giving the protein MARHAYLCLGVLLLAYSVVGESRVKRQDDDGGDEINPEELCDGRPADEYFRLSTEGDCRDVVRCTRSGLKQITCPSGLSFDLDKQTCDWKGKVNNCDKLEKPRKILPILKTDEPICPDGKLACGNRECVDKELFCNGKPDCKDESDENACTVDVDPNRAPDCDPNQCVLPDCFCSADGTRIPGGIEPNQVPQMITITFNGAVNVDNIDLYDQIFNGNRHNPNGCQIRGTFFVSHKYTNYAAVQELHRKGHEIAVFSLTHKDDPLYWTSGTYDDWLAEMAGARLIVERFANITDASIIGVRAPYLRVGGNKQFEMMADQYFVYDASITAPLGRVPIWPYTLYFRMPHKCNGNAHNCPSRSHPVWEMVMNELDRRDDPTFDESLPGCHVVDSCSNIQTGDQFARLLRHNFNRHYTTNRAPLGLHFHASWLKSKKEFRDELIKFIEEMLEKNDVYFTSLIQVIQWMQNPTELSSLRDFQEWKQDKCDVKGQPFCSLPNACPLTTRELPGETLRLFTCMECPNNYPWILDPTGEGFNVKK
- the LOC123706016 gene encoding chitin deacetylase 1 isoform X1, which codes for MARHAYLCLGVLLLAYSVVGESRVKRQDDDGGDEINPEELCDGRPADEYFRLSTEGDCRDVVRCDKGAENGVTRLASVKCPGGLAFDIDRQTCDWKTHVKNCDKLEKPRKILPILKTDEPICPDGKLACGNRECVDKELFCNGKPDCKDESDENACTVDVDPNRAPDCDPNQCVLPDCFCSADGTRIPGGIEPNQVPQMITITFNGAVNVDNIDLYDQIFNGNRHNPNGCQIRGTFFVSHKYTNYAAVQELHRKGHEIAVFSLTHKDDPLYWTSGTYDDWLAEMAGARLIVERFANITDASIIGVRAPYLRVGGNKQFEMMADQYFVYDASITAPLGRVPIWPYTLYFRMPHKCNGNAHNCPSRSHPVWEMVMNELDRRDDPTFDESLPGCHVVDSCSNIQTGDQFARLLRHNFNRHYTTNRAPLGLHFHASWLKSKKEFRDELIKFIEEMLEKNDVYFTSLIQVIQWMQNPTELSSLRDFQEWKQDKCDVKGQPFCSLPNACPLTTRELPGETLRLFTCMECPNNYPWILDPTGEGFNVKK